A single region of the Brachypodium distachyon strain Bd21 chromosome 3, Brachypodium_distachyon_v3.0, whole genome shotgun sequence genome encodes:
- the LOC100825420 gene encoding 3-oxoacyl-[acyl-carrier-protein] reductase 4 isoform X1 has protein sequence MAATAAAALASPAAVSRSPAAAAPRRGLVSFAPALRSGRRAVTLSGVRTHVAAVEQAVVQDEIKLETPVVVITGASRGIGKAIALALGKAGCKVLVNYARSSKEAEEVSEEIEASGGQAITFGGDVSKEADVESMIKAVLPDGITPFCISPVCFAFNTSNTKLISGITRDTLLMRMKKSQWQDVIDLNLTGVFLCTQAATKVMMKKKKGRVINIVSVVGLTGNFGQANYSAAKAGVIGFTKTVAREYASRNINVNAIAPGFIASDMTAELGEELEKKILSTIPMGRYGQPEEVAGLVEFLALNPAASYITGQVLTIDGGMVM, from the exons ATggctgccaccgccgctgcggcGCTCGCCTCTCCGGCGGCCGTGTCCCgttcgcccgccgccgccgcaccgcgACGGGGCTTAGTCAGCTTCGCCCCCGCACTCCgatccggccgccgcgccgtcacTCTCTCCG GTGTAAGAACTCATGTTGCGGCTGTTGAGCAAGCGGTAGTACAAGATGAAATAAAGTTAGAAACTCCAGTTGTAGTTATTACAGGTGCTTCCAGGGGAATTGGAAAAGCCATTGCATTGGCTCTTGGAAAGGCAGGCTGCAAG GTGTTGGTGAATTATGCCCGGTCTTCAAAAGAGGCTGAAGAAGTCTCCGAGGAG ATTGAAGCATCTGGAGGACAGGCCATTACCTTTGGAGGAGATGTTTCCAAAGAAGCCGATGTGGAATCTATGATAAAAGCA GTACTGCCTGATGGAATCACACCTTTTTGCATTTCTCCAGTTTGTTTCGCTTTCAATACTTCAAATACCAAACTGATATCAGGGATCACGCGTGACACGTTACTGATGAGAATGAAGAAATCACAGTGGCAAGATGTAATTGATCTGAATCTTACAGGCGTGTTCCTTTGTACACAG GCTGCCACGAAAGTaatgatgaagaagaaaaag GGAAGAGTTATCAACATAGTGTCAGTTGTTGGTCTCACTGGTAATTTTGGTCAAGCTAATTACAGTGCTGCCAAAGCTGGCGTTATCGGGTTCACAAAAACAGTTGCCAGGGAATATGCGAGCAGAAATATTAAT GTGAATGCTATTGCTCCTGGGTTTATTGCATCAGATATGACTGCTGAACTTGGAGAAgagcttgagaagaaaatattgTCAACTATTCCCATGG GGAGATATGGTCAGCCAGAGGAAGTTGCCGGATTGGTGGAATTCTTGGCTCTAAACCCTGCCGCAAGCTACATCACGGGACAG GTTCTTACCATTGACGGGGGGATGGTCATGTGA
- the LOC100820930 gene encoding 60S ribosomal protein L35-2 has protein sequence MARIKVHELRGKNKAELQGQLKDLKAELSLLRVAKVTGGAPNKLSKIKVVRTSIARVLTVISQKQKAALREAYKNKKLLPLDLRPKKTRAIRRRLTKHQLSLKTEREKKREKYFPMRKYAIKA, from the exons ATGG CCCGGATCAAGGTGCACGAACTCCGTGGGAAGAACAAGGCGGAGCTCCAGGGCCAGCTCAAGGACCTCAAGGCCGagctctccctcctccgcgtcGCCAAGGTCACCGGCGGGGCACCCAACAAGCTCTCCAAGAT CAAGGTTGTGCGCACGTCGATAGCGCGCGTGCTGACGGTGATCTCGCAGAAGCAGAAGGCGGCTCTTCGTGAGGCgtacaagaacaagaagctACTCCCCCTCGACCTCCGCCCCAAGAAGACCCGCGctatccgccgccgcctcaccaAACATCAG cTTTCTCTGAAGAcagagagggaaaagaagcgtGAGAAGTATTTCCCCATGAGGAAATATGCCATCAAGGCGTAG
- the LOC100825728 gene encoding dehydrin Rab16B, producing MDRYQGQQGYGANQVDEYGNPVARHGATGGMGGTYEAPGAFTGTGGGQGQGQQFQPTNGEHKTGGILHRSGSSSSSSSEDDGVGGRRKKGMKEKIKEKFPGGHKENQQHMAAGTGGAYGQQQGYGGMTGTGAGAHGVDTGEKKGLMDKIKEKLPGQH from the exons ATGGATCGCTACCAGGGTCAGCAGGGCTACGGCGCCAACCAGGTCGACGAGTACGGTAACCCGGTTGCCCGGCATGGCGCCACCGGCGGCATGGGAGGAACATACGAGGCTCCCGGCGCGTTCACGGGCActggcggcggccagggccAGGGGCAGCAGTTCCAGCCCACCAACGGCGAGCACAAGACCGGCGGGATTCTGCACCGCTCtggcagctccagctccagctcg TCTGAGGACGACGGCGtgggcgggaggaggaagaagggcatgaaggagaagatcaaggagaAGTTTCCCGGCGGCCACAAGGAAAACCAGCAGCACATGGCGGCTGGAACTGGAGGAGCCTACGGGCAGCAGCAAGGGTACGGAGGAATGACCGGCACTGGCGCCGGGGCGCACGGCGTGGACACCGGCGAGAAGAAGGGACTCATGGAcaagatcaaggagaagcTGCCTGGCCAGCACTGA
- the LOC100825420 gene encoding 3-oxoacyl-[acyl-carrier-protein] reductase 4 isoform X2 — protein MAATAAAALASPAAVSRSPAAAAPRRGLVSFAPALRSGRRAVTLSGVRTHVAAVEQAVVQDEIKLETPVVVITGASRGIGKAIALALGKAGCKVLVNYARSSKEAEEVSEEIEASGGQAITFGGDVSKEADVESMIKAAVDKWGTIDVLVNNAGITRDTLLMRMKKSQWQDVIDLNLTGVFLCTQAATKVMMKKKKGRVINIVSVVGLTGNFGQANYSAAKAGVIGFTKTVAREYASRNINVNAIAPGFIASDMTAELGEELEKKILSTIPMGRYGQPEEVAGLVEFLALNPAASYITGQVLTIDGGMVM, from the exons ATggctgccaccgccgctgcggcGCTCGCCTCTCCGGCGGCCGTGTCCCgttcgcccgccgccgccgcaccgcgACGGGGCTTAGTCAGCTTCGCCCCCGCACTCCgatccggccgccgcgccgtcacTCTCTCCG GTGTAAGAACTCATGTTGCGGCTGTTGAGCAAGCGGTAGTACAAGATGAAATAAAGTTAGAAACTCCAGTTGTAGTTATTACAGGTGCTTCCAGGGGAATTGGAAAAGCCATTGCATTGGCTCTTGGAAAGGCAGGCTGCAAG GTGTTGGTGAATTATGCCCGGTCTTCAAAAGAGGCTGAAGAAGTCTCCGAGGAG ATTGAAGCATCTGGAGGACAGGCCATTACCTTTGGAGGAGATGTTTCCAAAGAAGCCGATGTGGAATCTATGATAAAAGCA GCTGTTGATAAATGGGGAACTATCGATGTACTCGTAAACAATGCAG GGATCACGCGTGACACGTTACTGATGAGAATGAAGAAATCACAGTGGCAAGATGTAATTGATCTGAATCTTACAGGCGTGTTCCTTTGTACACAG GCTGCCACGAAAGTaatgatgaagaagaaaaag GGAAGAGTTATCAACATAGTGTCAGTTGTTGGTCTCACTGGTAATTTTGGTCAAGCTAATTACAGTGCTGCCAAAGCTGGCGTTATCGGGTTCACAAAAACAGTTGCCAGGGAATATGCGAGCAGAAATATTAAT GTGAATGCTATTGCTCCTGGGTTTATTGCATCAGATATGACTGCTGAACTTGGAGAAgagcttgagaagaaaatattgTCAACTATTCCCATGG GGAGATATGGTCAGCCAGAGGAAGTTGCCGGATTGGTGGAATTCTTGGCTCTAAACCCTGCCGCAAGCTACATCACGGGACAG GTTCTTACCATTGACGGGGGGATGGTCATGTGA
- the LOC100846738 gene encoding ethylene-responsive transcription factor-like protein At4g13040 isoform X2 produces MVSLRRRRLLGLCSGKDSVDLPKPVENEKHVEAAHSNVNPLSVHPLPLTEASDVLPESSNGSDSLKEEKNQYYPGKEIKRRKRHRRKQYVDQEPCIKRGVYFKNMKWQAAIKVDKKQIHLGTVGTQDEAARLYDRAAFMCGREPNFELSEEEKSELEKYTWDDFLAMTRNTINSKKQRKVGSLRRNKGDLFIGDTEMVNGGGSSHSDDGDVETSAS; encoded by the exons GCAAAGATTCAGTTGATCTTCCTAAGCCCGTTGAGAATGAAAAACATGTGGAAGCTGCACACTCAAATGTAAATCCGTTGAGTGTGCACCCACTGCCCTTG ACCGAGGCTTCTGATGTACTCCCAGAATCTTCAAATGGTTCTGACTCTTTGAAGGAAGAGAAAAACCAATACTATCCAG GCAAGGAGATTAAGCGCAGAAAACGACATAGAAGAAAGCAGTATGTGGACCAAGAGCCATGTATAAAGAGAGGGGTCTATTTCAAAAACATGAAATGGCAAGCTGCTATAAAAGTTgacaagaaacaaattcaCTTGGGAACTGTTGGAACACAGGATGAAGCAGCCCGGCTATATGATAG GGCTGCTTTTATGTGTGGAAGGGAGCCAAATTTTGAACTTTCTGAGGAAGAGAAGAGCGAACTGGAGAAGTACACATGGGATGACTTCTTGGCAATGACGCGCAACACCATAAACAGCAAAA aACAAAGAAAGGTTGGGTCACTGAGGCGTAACAAGGGGGACCTGTTCATAGGAGATACTGAGATGGTCAATGGTGGTGGGTCTTCGCATTCTGATGATGGAGATGTTGAGACATCAGCATCCTAG
- the LOC100825112 gene encoding PLASMODESMATA CALLOSE-BINDING PROTEIN 3, with protein sequence MRPLWVAAWACALVLAWCARPAGAAWCIARSGASEKTLQRALDYACSPAGSADCAPIMPSGLCYLPNTLAAHASYAFNSVFQRAREAPGACDFAGTATVTLTDPSYGSCTYPASPSTAGLPGTSTPKSRDNNHHPDLGPDDSGAGADATAAAAAASFLSLALSCFLHLHLPLW encoded by the exons ATGCGGCCGCTGTGGGTCGCCGCCTGGGCGTGCGCGCTGGTGCTGGCGTGGTGCGCGCGGCCGGCGGGCGCGGCGTGGTGCATCGCGCGGAGCGGCGCGTCGGAGAAGACGCTGCAGCGGGCGCTGGACTACGCGTGCAGCCCCGCGGGCAGCGCCGACTGCGCCCCCATCATGCCCAGCGGGCTCTGCTACCTCCCAAACACCCTCGCCGCGCACGCCTCCTACGCCTTCAACTCCGTCTTCCAGCGCGCCCGCGAGGCCCCCGGCGCCTGCGACTTCGCCGGCACCGCCACCGTCACGCTCACCGACCCCA GTTATGGATCATGCACCTACCCTGCATCTCCAAG CACTGCCGGATTACCAGGCACATCCACGCCTAAATCCCGAGACAACAACCACCATCCTGACCTCGGCCCAgacgactccggcgccggagctgacgccaccgccgccgccgccgcggcatcTTTCCTGTCTCTGGCTCTGTCCTGTTTCCTGCATTTGCACCTGCCGTTGTGGTGA